One part of the Mesomycoplasma conjunctivae genome encodes these proteins:
- the rpmF gene encoding 50S ribosomal protein L32, whose amino-acid sequence MAIVPKRKTSKQRKHKRRTHDSLSMPNIVTCSNCSNKRQQHHVCVFCGFYKDKKVLSFNAINDRK is encoded by the coding sequence ATGGCGATAGTTCCTAAACGTAAGACTTCTAAACAAAGAAAACACAAAAGAAGAACACATGATTCATTAAGTATGCCAAATATTGTAACATGTTCAAATTGTTCAAATAAAAGGCAACAACACCATGTTTGTGTATTTTGTGGATTTTACAAAGATAAAAAAGTTCTATCATTTAATGCAATAAATGATAGAAAATAA
- the pheS gene encoding phenylalanine--tRNA ligase subunit alpha — protein MDVKQFFANLVINNLEDLKLAKNSFFGKNSYLAELQNKIKSANQEEKKQLGKQISQLKEEANSFFSNALKQLEQKEQDLKIANQWLDISSFKNTTFGQLHPLTLISNSIRNWFVANGYYEAKASEIVSDEYNFTRLNIPKNHPAREMHDSLYINANLLLRTHNTGVSALELEKNKNLAFGQFTIGKVYRNDEEDATHSHQFQQLDFVAVDNCLSIANLMATIKSLLNYVFEQDVQTRFRPSFFPFTEPSLEVDIFYNNRWIEILGCGMLHPQVLTLAGYDNKMRGFAGGIGIERLAMIKYNISDIRELYKNDLRFLKQFR, from the coding sequence ATGGATGTTAAACAGTTTTTTGCTAATCTAGTTATTAACAACTTAGAAGATTTGAAGTTGGCAAAAAATTCTTTTTTTGGTAAAAATAGCTATTTAGCAGAGTTGCAAAATAAAATTAAAAGTGCGAATCAAGAAGAAAAAAAACAACTTGGCAAACAAATTAGTCAACTAAAAGAAGAAGCTAATTCATTTTTTAGCAATGCCTTGAAACAACTAGAACAAAAAGAGCAAGATTTAAAAATAGCTAATCAATGACTTGATATTTCCTCTTTTAAAAACACTACTTTTGGACAACTACACCCATTAACCCTTATTAGTAATTCTATCCGCAATTGATTTGTAGCAAATGGTTACTATGAAGCAAAAGCAAGTGAAATTGTCAGTGATGAGTATAATTTTACACGCTTAAATATTCCGAAAAACCACCCTGCAAGAGAAATGCATGATAGTTTATATATCAATGCTAATTTACTTTTACGTACTCATAATACTGGTGTTAGTGCTCTTGAGTTGGAAAAAAATAAAAACCTTGCTTTTGGACAATTTACTATTGGTAAAGTTTATCGCAATGATGAAGAAGATGCGACACATTCACATCAATTTCAACAATTAGATTTTGTTGCTGTTGATAATTGTTTATCAATTGCTAATTTAATGGCAACAATTAAATCGCTTTTGAATTATGTTTTTGAACAAGATGTTCAAACACGCTTTCGTCCTTCTTTTTTCCCTTTTACAGAACCATCATTAGAGGTAGATATTTTTTACAATAATCGCTGAATTGAAATTTTAGGTTGTGGAATGCTTCATCCACAAGTTTTAACTTTGGCTGGTTATGATAATAAAATGCGTGGCTTTGCCGGTGGTATTGGTATTGAAAGACTTGCAATGATCAAATATAATATTAGCGACATTCGTGAGTTATATAAAAATGATCTTCGCTTTTTAAAACAATTTAGGTAG
- a CDS encoding tRNA pseudouridine(55) synthase TruB: MIKLLYKPSGISSFKFITRFAKDNKIQKIGHTGTLDPLARGLMLIATDDDTKLIEYIDKGEKEYIADFYFGKISTTYDIEGQISNYLGAKKVDKEALLLALANLAVIQVQKPPIFSAKKLNGVRAYSLAQQQKNIELKDIPIKIFDWELLDFDYQNQSGKVRWVVSRGTYIRSLIHDLGFMLKSGAIMSGLERTKIAHLDKTFLDLEINPINLINKEIVKINFSELKKIFQGYKIPFFTSSGEKIIIYDGKIIGIGAIANNVLFSSKLFGNKIKKIIYDVEHNEKN, encoded by the coding sequence ATGATTAAGCTTTTGTATAAGCCAAGTGGTATTAGCTCTTTTAAATTTATTACTAGATTTGCTAAAGATAATAAGATACAAAAAATAGGTCACACAGGGACATTAGATCCACTTGCTCGTGGTTTGATGTTAATTGCTACTGATGATGATACCAAATTAATTGAATATATAGACAAAGGTGAAAAAGAATATATAGCTGATTTTTATTTTGGTAAAATTTCAACTACTTATGATATTGAAGGTCAAATAAGCAATTATTTGGGCGCTAAAAAAGTTGATAAAGAAGCTTTATTATTAGCTTTAGCTAATCTAGCAGTAATCCAAGTACAAAAACCCCCGATTTTCTCTGCTAAAAAGCTCAATGGTGTTAGAGCATATTCGCTTGCACAACAACAAAAAAATATTGAATTAAAAGATATCCCAATTAAAATTTTTGATTGAGAACTCCTTGATTTTGATTACCAAAATCAAAGTGGAAAAGTTCGCTGAGTAGTCTCGAGAGGAACCTACATTAGATCACTAATTCATGATTTAGGTTTTATGCTTAAAAGTGGTGCTATTATGTCAGGTCTTGAGCGGACAAAAATTGCGCATTTGGATAAAACTTTTTTAGATTTAGAAATAAATCCAATTAATTTAATTAACAAGGAAATAGTAAAAATTAATTTTTCTGAACTAAAAAAAATTTTTCAAGGATATAAAATACCTTTTTTTACATCTTCAGGTGAAAAAATTATTATTTATGATGGTAAAATTATAGGAATTGGTGCAATTGCTAATAATGTTTTATTTTCATCGAAACTTTTTGGAAATAAAATTAAGAAAATAATATATGATGTGGAGCACAATGAAAAAAATTAG
- a CDS encoding APC family permease, producing MSSKSARKLGFFAASAMLIGSVVGVGIFFKNGSIARATDSNGIAWLLAWIIGGIISLFAAINYSEISFLKPSKLNGLASWAYRIKGKKWGYFILFNYSFYYLSILGLLLSIIASEVTIYFISEASGKSISIPFYAHLLIGLAYLVFFVVLNFISIYTSGYIALITTILKFVPLIISLLAGIILPNTFNDGGQSTFVKEFIASHPFDFKKVVIALPAVLFAYDSFLSVGSLHNKVKNANKRVPLIIVASMILIVVVYTLIGLSSALHNKGNILDLIRDVFPKEAAKGIGIFVALFLLISTLGVNNSFNAIYINQIRDLVAFNSVFGAKSLKAKFGQTKATIFYIIAVFIFWAIIIYVPSLAAWLPTRESLEAGGELVYKRGSDVIADSMSNFPSLIFFGLYMAIMIVYANRRKTLSNPKTRINDILFWVSSIFANIIIGVTIFAFVYTIISEIDLKPFAPSSAGILADNGLYLTNSGNFGIFIFQLIIFLFFPIINYYLIKKVEKYDLFKEFDKLVEIDDSSEIQETQTI from the coding sequence ATGTCTAGTAAGTCTGCCAGAAAACTTGGTTTTTTTGCTGCATCAGCTATGCTAATAGGATCTGTTGTAGGAGTTGGTATCTTCTTTAAAAATGGAAGTATTGCTCGAGCAACAGATTCTAATGGTATTGCGTGATTATTAGCGTGAATAATTGGTGGTATTATCTCCTTATTTGCTGCTATTAATTACTCAGAAATTAGTTTTCTAAAACCTAGCAAACTAAACGGTCTTGCCAGCTGAGCATACCGTATCAAGGGTAAAAAATGAGGTTATTTTATACTTTTCAATTATTCATTTTACTACTTATCAATTTTAGGTTTACTACTATCTATTATTGCCTCAGAGGTAACGATTTACTTTATTTCTGAAGCTTCTGGTAAGTCTATTTCTATACCATTTTATGCTCATTTATTAATTGGTTTAGCTTATTTAGTGTTTTTTGTGGTATTAAACTTTATATCTATTTATACCTCAGGATATATTGCTTTAATCACAACAATACTCAAATTTGTTCCGCTAATTATTTCTTTATTAGCTGGTATTATTCTTCCAAATACTTTCAATGACGGGGGTCAGAGCACTTTTGTAAAAGAATTTATAGCTTCTCACCCTTTTGATTTTAAAAAAGTTGTTATTGCATTGCCAGCGGTTTTGTTTGCTTATGATTCATTTTTATCTGTTGGATCCTTGCATAACAAGGTTAAAAACGCTAACAAACGTGTTCCTTTAATTATTGTTGCTTCAATGATTTTAATTGTTGTTGTTTATACATTAATTGGATTATCTTCAGCACTTCACAATAAAGGAAATATCCTTGATTTAATACGAGATGTATTTCCAAAAGAAGCAGCTAAGGGTATTGGAATTTTTGTTGCACTATTTTTATTAATCTCAACATTAGGGGTAAATAACTCTTTCAATGCTATTTATATTAACCAAATTCGTGATCTAGTTGCATTTAACTCTGTTTTTGGAGCTAAATCATTAAAAGCTAAATTTGGTCAAACTAAAGCAACTATTTTTTACATCATTGCAGTTTTTATTTTCTGAGCAATTATTATTTATGTTCCTTCCCTAGCTGCCTGATTACCAACTAGAGAATCACTAGAAGCTGGAGGGGAATTAGTATATAAACGAGGAAGTGATGTTATTGCTGATTCTATGTCTAACTTCCCTTCACTTATTTTCTTCGGTCTTTACATGGCAATTATGATTGTTTATGCAAATAGACGAAAAACTTTATCTAACCCAAAAACAAGAATAAATGATATTCTCTTTTGAGTATCAAGTATTTTTGCAAATATTATCATTGGTGTTACTATTTTTGCTTTTGTTTATACAATAATTAGTGAGATTGATCTCAAACCATTTGCTCCTTCTTCAGCTGGAATTTTAGCTGACAATGGTTTATATTTAACAAACTCTGGAAACTTTGGAATCTTTATTTTCCAATTGATTATATTTTTATTCTTCCCAATTATTAACTACTATTTAATAAAAAAAGTTGAAAAATATGATCTTTTCAAAGAATTTGATAAATTAGTAGAAATTGATGATAGTAGCGAGATTCAAGAAACCCAAACAATTTAG
- a CDS encoding phenylalanine--tRNA ligase subunit beta translates to MIFSLTRLKKLANLQTIADEKIFQAINDLGFEVESTKKLNQVSGIKFGKVLQVYPNPDADNLQVCKIIFNDKERIIQTRAKNVVAGKYIMAFVPGSKSGDITFAAKKMQNIVSEGMLVSLNELGFDENLIPHELQGGIFVFDEEVDLNSDPLDIFELDDYLVDIKILTNRSDANSYLIMANELAAYFGQKYSLPDFKTSGFISDVKFLDNNYGKLSGVEAKVVDNLKINDLLLILKSGIKIFYSPVDLTNFVLLYSGQPCHVYNKSDIQGMLKLELVNQKANIFGNKAVDVISALAVRDDHKTLSFAGIIGIEELKVTTNKDLVFEIANFDSSLIRQSMKELKIQNQSANQSSKNLSQGSQLLAHIVLNNYIKEISQPINFEYLHQEKLINFSKTKLEEFIGHKLDEKRYQQSITNMQILGFVYKNEAFIPPFYRYDVNIFEDLVEEFMRFYGYNNITSYLQAQKPFIVNKNDFISQLKSQIVALGFAEINTFTLTDKNSNEFNPFDLQTTQLATFLSQDLIQIRHSLAISASAALIYNQKRKISSLSFFEIAMISEEQQSLVLASTEFDFFDIKNILLNIFNLEFKFLRAQKYLHPGKSALIYIDKQLVGWIGQPHPQFKFAEATYCEINLTIIEKLLNYSFKFNNYNNQSLVIRDVTISLQEKQSIEYFVEEVKKIPGFFAINIKDSAIINSQQKVTFKITFESTFLEVWNNFLQKFN, encoded by the coding sequence ATGATTTTTTCACTAACAAGACTTAAAAAATTAGCTAATTTACAAACTATTGCAGATGAAAAAATTTTTCAAGCTATTAATGATTTAGGTTTCGAAGTTGAATCTACTAAAAAACTAAATCAAGTTAGTGGTATTAAATTTGGGAAGGTTTTGCAGGTCTATCCAAACCCTGATGCCGATAATCTTCAAGTTTGCAAAATTATCTTCAATGATAAGGAAAGAATTATTCAAACCCGAGCTAAAAATGTTGTTGCTGGTAAATATATAATGGCTTTTGTTCCTGGTTCTAAAAGCGGGGATATTACTTTTGCTGCCAAGAAAATGCAAAATATTGTTTCTGAGGGAATGCTAGTCTCCTTAAATGAGCTTGGCTTTGATGAAAATTTGATACCACACGAGCTTCAAGGCGGAATTTTTGTTTTTGATGAAGAAGTCGATTTAAATTCAGACCCACTTGATATTTTTGAACTTGATGACTATTTAGTAGATATTAAAATTCTAACAAACAGATCTGATGCTAATTCATATTTAATTATGGCAAACGAACTAGCTGCCTATTTTGGTCAAAAATACAGCTTACCAGATTTTAAAACTAGTGGTTTTATCTCAGATGTTAAATTTTTAGATAATAATTATGGAAAACTATCAGGTGTTGAAGCAAAAGTTGTTGATAATTTAAAAATTAACGATTTGCTTTTAATACTAAAATCAGGCATTAAAATTTTTTATTCCCCAGTTGATTTAACCAATTTTGTTCTCCTTTATAGTGGTCAACCTTGTCATGTTTATAATAAAAGCGATATTCAAGGAATGCTAAAACTAGAGCTTGTCAATCAAAAAGCTAATATTTTTGGTAACAAAGCCGTCGATGTTATATCCGCTCTTGCTGTCAGAGACGATCACAAAACTTTAAGTTTTGCTGGCATCATTGGTATTGAAGAATTGAAAGTAACAACCAATAAAGATTTAGTTTTTGAGATTGCCAATTTTGATTCATCATTAATTAGACAAAGTATGAAGGAATTAAAAATTCAAAATCAAAGTGCTAATCAATCTTCTAAAAATCTTAGTCAGGGAAGCCAACTTTTAGCTCATATTGTTTTAAATAACTATATCAAGGAGATTTCTCAACCAATTAATTTTGAATATTTGCATCAAGAAAAATTAATCAATTTTAGTAAAACTAAGCTTGAAGAATTTATTGGTCACAAGCTAGATGAGAAAAGATATCAACAAAGCATTACAAACATGCAAATTTTAGGTTTTGTTTATAAAAATGAAGCTTTTATACCACCTTTCTACCGTTATGATGTCAATATTTTTGAAGATTTAGTTGAAGAATTTATGCGCTTTTATGGCTATAATAATATAACTAGTTATCTTCAAGCACAAAAACCTTTTATTGTCAACAAAAATGATTTTATCAGCCAACTAAAATCACAAATTGTTGCCCTAGGTTTTGCAGAAATTAACACATTTACTTTGACAGATAAAAATAGTAACGAGTTTAACCCTTTTGATTTACAAACTACTCAACTTGCTACTTTTTTATCACAAGATCTTATTCAAATTCGCCATTCATTGGCTATTAGTGCTTCAGCAGCTCTTATTTATAATCAAAAAAGAAAAATTAGTTCACTAAGCTTTTTTGAAATTGCGATGATTTCTGAAGAACAACAAAGTTTGGTTTTAGCTTCAACTGAGTTTGACTTTTTTGATATTAAAAATATCTTGTTAAATATTTTTAATCTTGAATTTAAATTTTTAAGAGCACAAAAATATTTACATCCTGGCAAATCTGCATTAATTTACATAGACAAACAATTAGTAGGTTGAATTGGCCAACCACATCCTCAATTTAAATTTGCAGAGGCAACATATTGTGAAATTAATTTAACAATAATAGAAAAGTTATTAAATTATTCTTTTAAATTTAATAATTATAATAATCAATCTTTAGTAATTCGTGATGTAACAATTAGTTTACAAGAAAAACAATCAATTGAATATTTTGTAGAAGAAGTTAAAAAAATACCTGGTTTTTTTGCTATAAATATTAAGGATAGTGCTATAATAAATTCACAACAAAAAGTTACATTCAAAATTACCTTTGAAAGTACTTTTCTAGAAGTTTGAAATAATTTTTTGCAAAAATTTAACTAA
- a CDS encoding YcsE-related riboflavin metabolism phosphatase, with protein sequence MKKIRFVATDIDDTILPYGKYELSDNIKKMFIKLRDKKIVTSLVTGRDFVTIGQMIKTENVDYFIGANGAFIYDMKLKKMIYEKFINHSDLQKIIDFFEQKRTKYVVMDDNFIYHPQYDSKHQGFLRNYQDRMKLISEYTFSSNVHIFTVIDDFAEKSPLQFEFEEFIKNNNLDVHVSSRWSWGFFVAPKNVNKFVTLKYLASQKGISTEEIIAFGDSRNDVEMIANVGLGVAMDNAIEELKAVAKDIALDVNEDGVYYKLVDLKIIEDD encoded by the coding sequence ATGAAAAAAATTAGATTTGTAGCAACAGATATTGATGATACTATTCTTCCTTATGGAAAGTACGAATTATCAGATAATATCAAAAAAATGTTTATCAAACTAAGAGATAAAAAAATTGTTACTTCTTTAGTTACTGGTAGGGATTTTGTGACAATAGGGCAAATGATTAAAACCGAAAATGTTGATTATTTTATTGGGGCTAACGGCGCCTTTATTTATGATATGAAGTTAAAAAAAATGATTTATGAAAAGTTCATAAATCATAGTGATCTTCAAAAAATTATTGATTTTTTTGAACAAAAACGAACTAAATATGTTGTTATGGATGACAACTTTATTTATCATCCACAATATGATTCAAAACATCAAGGTTTTTTGCGCAATTATCAAGATAGAATGAAATTAATTTCTGAATATACTTTTTCTAGCAATGTTCACATATTTACAGTAATTGATGATTTTGCAGAAAAAAGTCCATTACAATTTGAATTTGAAGAATTTATTAAAAACAACAACTTAGATGTCCATGTGAGTTCGCGTTGATCATGAGGTTTTTTTGTAGCACCTAAAAACGTTAATAAATTTGTCACTCTTAAATATTTAGCATCACAAAAAGGTATCTCAACTGAAGAAATAATTGCCTTTGGTGATAGTAGAAATGATGTAGAAATGATAGCAAATGTCGGCTTGGGTGTTGCCATGGACAACGCAATTGAAGAATTAAAAGCAGTTGCTAAAGATATTGCATTAGATGTCAATGAAGATGGAGTTTACTATAAATTGGTTGATTTAAAAATTATTGAAGATGACTAA
- a CDS encoding FAD synthase — translation MTKIFTFPLKNHRFEDATFVLGAFESFHQGHLSLINQAPKNNKTIVLVIFSNPQDLPKNRGKIFSNLNARLQTIANNGIKNILMLKFDDYLANLSGNKFISELINLGASGFIVGKNYRFGKMGSWDAKRLKEVFNNTHIIDFYRIEQNIKLSTTLLKNYLLFGQFEQLNKYLSSNYLIEISCNEEFYFIWDENVIKPNSGVYIIYFVDQKGKQKYPGILHINFSEEEKEQLFLFCQPDFHVGFLEIVKEIRHISSNRFNIIGQQDKEIATNYFIRQQNNS, via the coding sequence ATGACTAAAATTTTCACCTTTCCTTTAAAAAACCATCGTTTTGAGGATGCAACTTTTGTTCTTGGAGCTTTTGAATCATTCCATCAAGGTCATTTATCATTAATAAATCAAGCACCTAAAAATAACAAAACAATAGTTTTAGTTATTTTTTCCAATCCTCAAGACTTACCAAAAAATCGAGGAAAAATTTTTTCAAATCTCAACGCTCGTTTACAGACAATAGCTAATAATGGCATAAAAAATATTTTGATGCTCAAGTTTGATGATTATCTTGCTAACCTTAGTGGGAACAAATTTATAAGCGAGTTGATAAATCTAGGGGCTTCAGGCTTTATTGTTGGTAAAAATTATCGCTTTGGTAAAATGGGATCTTGAGATGCAAAGCGTTTAAAAGAAGTATTTAATAATACTCATATTATTGACTTTTATAGAATTGAGCAAAATATAAAATTATCAACAACATTATTGAAAAACTATCTTCTTTTTGGTCAATTTGAGCAATTAAACAAATATTTGTCCTCAAATTACTTAATCGAAATTTCATGTAATGAAGAATTTTACTTTATTTGAGATGAAAATGTAATTAAGCCTAATAGTGGTGTTTACATTATTTATTTTGTTGATCAAAAAGGAAAACAAAAATATCCAGGAATTTTACATATTAATTTCAGTGAAGAAGAAAAAGAGCAATTATTCTTATTTTGTCAACCAGATTTTCATGTTGGTTTCCTTGAAATTGTCAAAGAAATTAGACATATTAGCTCAAACAGGTTCAATATAATTGGCCAACAAGATAAAGAAATTGCAACAAATTATTTTATTAGACAACAAAACAATAGTTAG